A genome region from Magnolia sinica isolate HGM2019 chromosome 8, MsV1, whole genome shotgun sequence includes the following:
- the LOC131254264 gene encoding uncharacterized protein LOC131254264, with protein MNVVSPAPPVHPARKLNANSLFELFQRFRPPTFTGTHKPKEVEYWLDHISKMLKPLHYTKAEQVELVTYMFEKEASLWWDSILRTVPEDYVWTWDPFKTHFHGKYLPLTYHNEKESDFLRLRQGGMTVVEYENRFMELAKYAPLILVDEPM; from the coding sequence atgaatgtggtttcACCTGCACCACCAGTGCACCCTGCTAGAAAGCTGAATGCCAACAGCTTATTTGAGCTAttccagcgcttccgacctcccacttttACGGGAACTCACAAACCCAAGGAGGTAGaatattggcttgaccacatctctaagatgctgaagccactacACTATACTAAGGCAGAACAGGTTGAGTTGGTCAcgtatatgtttgaaaaggaagctagtctctggtgggacagcatccttcgGACCGTTCCGGAGGattatgtgtggacatgggatcCCTTTAAGACCcacttccatgggaagtatttACCCCTCACCTACCataacgagaaggagagtgacttccttcgcctccgtcaagGAGGAATGACTGTGGTCGAATATGAGAATAGATTCATGGAGCTGGCTAAATATGCTCCCCTGATATTGGTAGACGAGCCGATGTGA